One Lepus europaeus isolate LE1 chromosome X, mLepTim1.pri, whole genome shotgun sequence genomic window carries:
- the LOC133752969 gene encoding S-phase kinase-associated protein 1, whose protein sequence is MPSIKLQSSDGEIFEVDVEIAKQSVTIKTMLEDLGMDDEGDDDPVPLPNVNAAILKKVIQWCTHHKDDPPPPEDDENKEKRTDDIPVWDQEFLKVDQGTLFELILAANYLDIKGLLDVTCKTVANMIKGKTPEEIRKTFNIKNDFTEEEEAQVRKENQWCEEK, encoded by the coding sequence ATGCCTTCAATAAAGTTGCAGAGTTCTGATGGAGAGATTTTTGAAGTTGATGTAGAAATTGCCAAACAGTCTGTGACTATCAAGACCATGTTGGAAGATTTGGGGATGGATGATGAAGGAGATGATGACCCGGTTCCTCTACCAAATGTTAATGCAGCAATATTAAAAAAGGTCATTCAGTGGTGCACTCACCACAAGGATGATCCTCCTCCTCCTGAAGACGATGAGAACAAGGAAAAGCGAACGGATGATATCCCTGTTTGGGACCAGGAATTTCTGAAAGTTGACCAAGGAACACTTTTTGAGCTTATTCTGGCTGCAAACTACTTAGACATCAAAGGTTTGCTGGACGTTACGTGCAAGACTGTTGCCAATATGATCAAGGGGAAGACTCCTGAGGAGATTCGCAAGACCTTCAACATTAAGAATGACTTTactgaagaagaagaagcccAGGTACGCAAAGAGAACCAGTGGTGTGAAGAGAAGTGA